From the genome of Arvicola amphibius chromosome 9, mArvAmp1.2, whole genome shotgun sequence, one region includes:
- the Klf10 gene encoding Krueppel-like factor 10, with the protein MLNFGASLQQASEEKMELMSEKLRESVYPWNKTEKSDFEAVEALVSMSCDWKHGFKKFLEARPVTPVSDTSEEESLLPGTPDLHTIPAFCLTPPYSPSDFEPSQVSTLMAPAPSTGHFKSFSDAPKALLAAPPKEEDKSPVAAPPLPKAQATSVIRHTADAQLCTHHSCPVKAASILSHQDSSFRRRTHLNTEASRKNIPCAAVPPNRSKCEPNAPAEGAEKAGAAPCGLVVPSSETVICPSQPAPASPLQKSVLVPSPTVSTAGVPPLPVICQMVPLPANNSLVTTVVPSTPASQPPAVCPPVLFMGTQVPKGTVMFVVPQPVVQSPKPTVVSPNGTRLSPIAPAPGFSPSAARVTPQMDSSRVRSHVCSHPGCGKTYFKSSHLKAHVRTHTGEKPFSCSWKGCERRFARSDELSRHRRTHTGEKKFACPMCDRRFMRSDHLTKHARRHLSAKKLPNWQMEVSKLSDVALPPTPASAQ; encoded by the exons ATGCTCAACTTCGGCGCTTCTCTCCAGCAGGCTTCG GAGGAGAAGATGGAGCTGATGTCTGAGAAGCTGAGGGAGAGCGTGTACCCCTGGAACAAGACGGAGAAGAGTGACTTCGAGGCTGTGGAGGCGCTTGTGTCTATGAGCTGCGACTGGAAGCATGGTTTCAAGAAATTCCTTGAGGCCAGGCCTGTCACTCCAGTGTCTGACAcctcagaggaggagagcttgCTGCCAGGGACACCCGACCTTCACACGATCCCGGCGTTT tgtCTGACTCCGCCTTACAGCCCCTCTGACTTTGAACCCTCTCAAGTGTCAACTCTGATGGCACCAGCGCCATCTACTGGCCACTTCAAATCATTCTCCGATGCCCCCAAAGCTCTCCTTGCTGCTCCCCCCAAAGAGGAAGATAAGAGTCCTGTGGCGGCCCCTCCCCTCCCTAAGGCTCAGGCAACCAGTGTCATCCGGCACACCGCTGATGCCCAGCTCTGTACCCACCACTCCTGCCCTGTGAAAGCAGCTAGCATCCTCAGCCATCAGGACAGTTCTTTCCGGAGAAGAACCCACCTAAACACTGAGGCTTCACGAAAGAACATACCCTGCGCAGCCGTGCCACCAAACAGATCCAAATGTGAGCCAAACGCACCGGCAGAGGGTGCCGAGAAGGCAGGTGCCGCGCCCTGTGGCTTGGTTGTGCCATCCTCGGAGACAGTCATTTGTCCGTCTCAGCCGGCTCCTGCGTCCCCATTGCAGAAGTCCGTGTTGGTCCCCTCACCCACCGTGTCCACTGCGGGCGTGCCACCTCTGCCCGTCATCTGCCAGATGGTTCCCCTTCCTGCAAACAACTCTCTGGTGACCACAGTTGTCCCCAGcactccagccagccagccaccagcTGTCTGCCCCCCTGTGTTGTTCATGGGCACCCAGGTGCCCAAGGGCACTGTCATGTTCGTCGTTCCCCAGCCTGTTGTGCAAAGCCCAAAACCTACGGTGGTAAGCCCCAATGGCACCAGACTGTCTCCCATCGCCCCTGCACCCGGATTCTCTCCTTCGGCAGCAAGAGTCACTCCGCAGATGGATTCGTCCAGAGTGAGGAGTCACGTCTGTAGCCATCCCGGCTGCGGCAAGACCTACTTTAAAAGTTCCCACCTGAAGGCCCACGTGAGAACACACACAG GGGAGAAGCCTTTCAGCTGCAGCTGGAAAGGGTGTGAGAGGAGGTTTGCTCGCTCTGATGAACTGTCCAGACACCGGCGGACCCACACGGGCGAGAAGAAATTTGCCTGTCCTATGTGCGATCGTCGGTTCATGAGGAGTGACCATTTGACCAAGCACGCCCGGCGCCACCTGTCCGCCAAGAAGCTCCCAAACTGGCAGATGGAGGTGAGCAAGTTGAGTGACGTCGCTCTGCCTCCGACCCCTGCCTCTGCACAGTGA